The nucleotide sequence GTTCAGAGCTGCTTGTGATATGTTTCACTTAGGGAAGAGTCAGGGggttgttagtaaggcctttttAACCCGTAGTTCGTGCTTCTGCAGTGATATCACACAGTTAAGCATGATTGAGTACCCCTTGGCACATGTGGCACACAGAGTTGGATTACATAGCTCGTTTGCTATGTGTTTGCAAAGTTCCTACACAGGGGACTATGTATACCTATTGGAGTTCTTTTTACCCCAAGATAACAAGTCAGATTGCAGGAGTCCACAAACCATATTGAATATGCTATTGGCGTCGATGGAGCGACAATTTCGAAGTTTCAAGCTTGCTTCTGGACAAAAACTGGGAGAGAAATTATCTGTTGAAATTATACCTGTTCCTTCAGATGATGGACTCAACTCTTTTGAGATATGCCATGGTGTGAAACCTTTGTCTGATATTGAAGCAGTAGCACGTCCGGGAAAAATAGAGTGGTTTGACCCATTAAACAGATTACTGAAAAGTGGAAATACAGTACATATTTGTCCTGAAAATATTGATCTAACAACATCATCAAGAACTGCTAACACTACAACAAAACTAACAAATGTGAGGGTGCTAACTAATAGAGTTGTTTCCAATAGCTCTGAGGAAGAAAGCATGATGAAGATATCCGAAGGACACCACAGAATTAACAGAGTAGTGCTTCAGCAATCAGTTGGTGCAAAAGTCAATGGCACTGAAACCACTCTTGGTAAtaaaactaaattcttttaaCAGATCTATTACATCTCTGATTGTATGTTGATGTTATTCTAAGTAAATTCTTAGTACATTTGCAGCCAGCCAATCTGCTCCAAATAGTCTTGGCACAAAGCATCTTGAAATTAACGACATGAATTGCTCCAGTGATCAGCTTCAATCTGCCAATGTTGCTGATAGACATTGTGAAGAATCCAGTGGAGGTGAAACCACAACTTCCTTGACTCATGCTGCAAAGCCCGCCACACAAGCTGTGGGAGTGCAGAACGAAAGCACCGTTCCAAGAAAATGTCCAAAGTTTCTACTCTCTGGGGTTCGTGGTGATGAGCTAGAAAGGTTAGCCAAGGTGTCTAAGTTTTATGATCGTGCGGAGCTCCAGGTTTGAGCTCTTTCCAAACAATCACTGACTTTCTAACAGTATCATtaagtcaaaactcaaaattgTTGATTGATGCACA is from Nicotiana tabacum cultivar K326 chromosome 18, ASM71507v2, whole genome shotgun sequence and encodes:
- the LOC107817704 gene encoding protein NLP4 isoform X3 — translated: MSPDISRYSVADFPQHGSAIIAGLGNYLAVPVFEPLSNERAGVLEIIGDKKGSFSQDFVQMVYEMLNKVDLRSSNIYGHPDKKQGLRGLERALKEIEEQLSFICRTHQLPLAQTWLPILDGSSIKRFMTTKEQFCICTSAGYEFRAACDMFHLGKSQGVVSKAFLTRSSCFCSDITQLSMIEYPLAHVAHRVGLHSSFAMCLQSSYTGDYVYLLEFFLPQDNKSDCRSPQTILNMLLASMERQFRSFKLASGQKLGEKLSVEIIPVPSDDGLNSFEICHGVKPLSDIEAVARPGKIEWFDPLNRLLKSGNTVHICPENIDLTTSSRTANTTTKLTNVRVLTNRVVSNSSEEESMMKISEGHHRINRVVLQQSVGAKVNGTETTLASQSAPNSLGTKHLEINDMNCSSDQLQSANVADRHCEESSGGETTTSLTHAAKPATQAVGVQNESTVPRKCPKFLLSGVRGDELERLAKVSKFYDRAELQEFLQKLPEHQRGNAVSSMVYEDNARVRDPVYGCVGAIASLQNQVSLLQMQLAVAQAEVVCMQMTMDMEEPQKLWEPLWS